A stretch of the Apteryx mantelli isolate bAptMan1 chromosome 3, bAptMan1.hap1, whole genome shotgun sequence genome encodes the following:
- the KLHL31 gene encoding kelch-like protein 31 gives MAPKKKNVKKNKADINEMTIIVEDGPLSKLNGLNGLLEGGNGFSCISSEVSDSSYSPNLLEGLSRMRQENFLCDLTISTKTKSFSVHKVVMASSSDYFHSILKKDPSTHRVDLNDVSPLGLATVITYAYTGKLTLSLYTIGSIISTAIYLQIHTLVKMCCDFLIQEISVENCMYIANIAETYGLKTTKEAAHKFIRDNFIEFSETDQFLKLTFDQINELLADDDLQLPSEIVAFQIAIKWLEFDQKRVKFAADLLGNIRFGTISAQDLVNYVQTVPRMMQDADCHKLLVDAMNYHLLPYHQNTLQSRRTRIRGGFRVLVTVGGRPALTEKSLSRDILYRDPENGWKKLSEMPAKSFNQCVTVMDGFLYVAGGEDQNDARNQAKHAVSNFCRYDPRFNTWIHLANMNQKRTHFSLNVFNGLLFAVGGRNSEGCLSSVECYVPATNQWQMKAPLEVPRCCHASAVVDGRILVTGGYINNAYSRSVCMYDPSNDNWQDKSSLSTPRGWHCAISLLERVYVMGGSQLGGRGERVDVLPVECYSPYTGQWSYVAPLQTGVSTAGASTLNGKIYLVGGWNEIEKKYKKCIQCYNPDLNEWAEEDELPEATVGVSCCTISMPNNKTRESRASSVSSVPVSI, from the exons ATGGCACCTaagaagaagaatgtgaaaaagaacaaagcagataTCAATGAAATGACTATCATTGTGGAGGATGGCCCCCTAAGTAAACTAAATGGCTTGAATGGACTCTTAGAGGGAGGAAATGGTTTCAGCTGCATCTCATCTGAAGTTTCCGACTCATCATATAGCCCAAATCTCTTGGAAGGTCTAAGCAGAATGAGACAAGAAAATTTTCTTTGTGACTTGACTATCAGTACCAAAACCAAATCTTTCAGTGTTCACAAGGTAGTGATGGCTTCAAGCAGTGACTACTTTCACAGCATCTTAAAAAAAGATCCAAGCACACACAGAGTAGACCTCAATGATGTATCCCCATTGGGTCTAGCTACTGTTATCACCTATGCTTATACCGGAAAACTTACTCTCTCACTTTATACAATAGGTAGTATTATTTCCACAGCAATCTATCTTCAAATTCACACTCTTGTAAAGATGTGCTGTGATTTTCTAATCCAAGAAATCAGTGTTGAGAATTGTATGTACATTGCCAATATTGCAGAAACATATGGACTAAAAACAACCAAAGAAGCAGCACACAAATTTATTAGAGACAACTTCATTGAATTTTCAGAAACAGATCAGTTCTTAAAACTTACTTTTGATCAGATTAATGAACTTCTTGCAGATGATGACTTGCAGTTGCCATCTGAAATTGTTGCATTCCAGATTGCAATAAAATGGCTAGAATTTGACCAAAAAAGAGTAAAGTTTGCTGCAGATCTTTTAGGTAACATCCGCTTTGGTACCATCTCAGCTCAAGACCTCGTCAATTATGTTCAAACTGTACCGAGAATGATGCAAGATGCAGACTGCCATAAACTTCTAGTGGATGCCATGAATTATCATTTGCTTCCCTATCATCAGAATACATTGCAATCCAGAAGAACAAGGATTCGGGGAGGTTTCAGAGTATTAGTTACTGTTGGGGGACGCCCTGCACTAACAGAAAAGTCTCTTAGCAGAGACATCTTATACAGAGATCCTGAAAATGGATGGAAGAAGCTTAGTGAAATGCCTGCTAAAAGTTTTAATCAGTGTGTGACAGTGATGGATGGATTTCTGTATGTGGCCGGTGGGGAAGATCAGAACGATGCCAGGAACCAAGCCAAGCATGCAGTCAGCAATTTCTGCAG aTATGATCCTCGTTTCAACACATGGATTCACCTGGCAAATATGAATCAGAAGCGTACCCACTTTAGCCTGAATGTATTCAATGGCCTCCTTTTTGCAGTGGGTGGTCGCAACTCCGAGGGGTGTCTCTCCTCAGTTGAATGCTATGTACCTGCAACTAATCAGTGGCAAatgaaggcacctctggaggtgcCAAGGTGCTGCCATGCTAGTGCAGTGGTAGATGGTAGGATCCTGGTCACAGGAGGTTACATAAATAATGCTTATTCTCGTTCAGTGTGTATGTATGACCCCTCTAATGATAACTGGCAGGATAAGTCCAGCCTTAGCACTCCAAGGGGATGGCACTGTGCTATATCCCTTTTGGAGAGGGTCTATGTCATGGGTGGCTCGCAACTGGGAGGGCGAGGGGAAAGGGTGGATGTTCTCCCCGTGGAGTGCTACAGTCCTTACACAGGGCAATGGAGTTACGTTGCACCCCTCCAAACTGGAGTTAGTACAGCAGGGGCCTCAACACTTAATGGGAAAATTTACTTAGTGGGAGGCTGGAATGAAATAGAGAAGAAATATAAGAAGTGCATTCAGTGCTATAACCCAGATCTCAATGAATGGGCAGAGGAAGATGAGCTGCCTGAAGCCACTGTGGGAGTATCTTGTTGTACAATATCCATGCCCAACAACAAAACAAGGGAGTCCAGGGCTAGCTCGGTCTCTTCTGTGCCAGTCAGTATTTAA